cacatacagaacacaTGCAGATGCAGCGGCCCCTGCAGGAGGCCGGGTAACCCCGCGCTCGTATTTGCAGtgataataaaaacactgagcTCTTCCGGACAGAGCCCACTAAATCAACACTGACTTGGCTCATAAAGACGAGCAGGTTAACAGGCCGTTGGCTGCGGGAGGTGTGCCAGTGTGTGGATGGGAGTAGGAGGAGTTGGATGTTTACAGGCAGGgtctgaacacacacaggtgtGGCTTCAGGGGGCACGTGCAACAGGGGACGTTTTCCATCAGTTTGCATTGGACTCAGGGGTGTAGTGAAAAGCTGGTCTGCGCCAAGAGGCCAAGCAACACCTGCTGATGGCGTGCTCACCTTTGATTGGTCAGTGGAAagctgttttaatgtatttatgcttttatttatttatttttaaacatttttatatttttattccaGAATCTGAATATTCTTAATTATTCGTAAAAATGCACTGCTCGTTAAAAGGGTGTATTGCATTAATAAGCTGTTATATAAATAAGCTCCCTGGACAAAAACAAACTAGCACCtttgcgtgtttaaggtggtatgAACTTCAGAaactgcagatggcgctgcatgaggatgatctggctataaatacctgtggggtgtgtgactgggatcatagattgagaagaggtggtgcagtgcagggagctgcaaagcagatacagttaatgattgaTTGGCTAAGAGGAGGAATTTTcagcatttgggcgtggccaaagaccatagtgtgaaggaaggagccGAATCTGCCGGTGGATGGAAGCagacggtcatacgggtctaccagcagtggcaaaaaaccCTGTCTATCCCAATTATCAGGTAGCTGGACTCACTCTTCGTGACTGAGTGAGACGCACTGCTCCTTCACGTTGAGAAAAGCCAGCTGAGGTGGCCCGGGCATCTGATGCCAAGGATGCCCACTGGTTGCCTCCCAATATAGGCTTACTGGGCTAAACCAACTGGGAGCACAAGCACAAGGCCCTGCTGGAGGAATTGTATCTCCTGACTGGGCTGGGGGCGCTTGGGGACACCCAAGCTGGAGATGGTAACGAGGTTACGCTCATGGCTGGTGTGACGGAGGAGGTGTGTACAGTGTTCTAAGCCTGTATTAGCTTTGGCTGTCTTGCATCTCTTGTGTAAGGAGAGTGGTTATGTGTGAGGGTCCTTACCAGCAACTGTGTTCACAAGAGGCTGTTTGGAgtgaaagagggggaaaaagaaGGTCACTGATAAATCAGTGCTACTGTACCTACCGAAGGTGATGTAGCCGATGTTGTCTCCGACTGCAGCATCCGTGTCCTTCAGTTCCAGAGGAGGCTCTCTGTGGCTGAACAGCACCTGAGGAGCCGTATGACTGGCACGCCGACCCTCTTTAAATtcctgcagacagacagacattggCACTAGTAAGCATACTGTAGCCCTATTGAAGACATTACTGATGAGATCTAGgatttcaatccagtatgaatcagcaaTAAATGTGCAGCattttcaatccagtatgaatctgtagtgcatCGTTTTATTAACAGCCTGACAGTAATAAATATGTGAAGAAATTTTAATCCAGTAGTAATCTGTAGTGTGAGTATTTTAATAGTCCAACAACTGACCGATGCTGAGCaattttaacccagtatgaatcggCATGTGATGGCAACAAATGCTGGGaaatattaatccagtatgaatctgcaatatgcttttttttttttttttttaaatagtatgATGGCAACAAATGCTGagcaattttaatccagtatgaatctgcaatatgtttttttttaaatagtatgATGGCAACAAACACTGagcaattttaatccagtatgaatctgcaatatgttttttttaaatagtatgATGGCAACAAACACTGagcaattttaatccagtatgaatctgcaatatgtttttttttaatagtgcgATTGCAACAAATGCTGAGCAATTTTAACCCAGTATAAATCGGCATGTGATGGCAACAAATGCTGGGacatattaatccagtatgaatctgcaatatgcttttttttttttaatagtgtgACGGCAACAAATGCTGagcaattttaatccagtatgaatctgcaatatgttttttttaaatagtatgATGGCAACAAATGCTGagcaattttaatccagtatgaatctgcaatatgtttttttttaatagtgcgATTGCAACAAATGCTGagcaattttaatccagtatgaatctgcaatatgtttttttttaatagtgcgATTGCAACAAATGCTGAGCaattttaacccagtatgaatcggCATGTGATGGCAACAAATGCTGGGacatattaatccagtatgaatctgcaatatgcttttttttttttttaatagtgtgACGGCAACAAATGCTGAGCAactataatccagtatgaatccagTAGGACTCCAGTATGAATGCAGTGTATTTAGTGTTTCACCGTCCTACAACATTACCTGTTGAGTTCTTTGAAATAGGTATGAATCTGTAAGTGCGGTTTTACAGtctaacagtaataactgtgcaCGGAATGTCCTGCTTTTATTGATCATGCTACTGATCATGGTTTCTATTTAGAgtcaatttaatttttttatttaagtcaATTAAATCCTGACAAACTGCACGAAAACCTCACCGGGTTAAACTACTCCACAGTTTGAACATCTCAGTACTCAAAATTAGAAACAGGTACCACGAGGTATAATTAACATAAAGGTCGTAAGAGTTCACTATTTGAATGAAAGGTAATAATTATCTTATTATTAAGCTCAAAATGCTCAAAACTGTCAAAGACTCCAACTGTCATTCCAGCTTCATCCTCATTAACACATTCCTTCATTCCGCTGAAAGCCCTTTTGTAAATCACAATAGGGAACGCCACACCGGATTAGTCAAACTTGGACCATTAAAAGTTTGGGTACACCCATCTTttcaacattaaaaaataaataaatataacagcattcttgacttgacttttttttaaataaatccaAAGCATCcgcacacagctgctttatcttcACTAAAGAACGGTTACCATTCAATAAAGGGGGTAACAGAGAAAACCCAACACTACTGAGAACATCCCGACAGGAATCAAGCATCTGACAGGCAGCGTATCTGATGAAGCTTTGTGCTGCCAAGTGAATATTAGCACTCTTCCAGCCTCCACCACACCTGAGCCAGGTATTAAAGAGCTAATTACTTATATAGGTGTGTTTGGAGCAGGAACAGAAGAACAGTGTCCCATGGCCGGGGGTCCTGGGTGTGGAACATGACATGACCAAGATTCTGTCACCTGTCAGACCAACACTGTCTAATGTTCCAGGCCTTATTCCAGACGTTTGCACCAGAAAGAACTTCTCTCAACGAGGAGCTTAAACCCCTTACTGATCACGGTCAGGTCAAATCCAATGGCCTCTTTAAAAtctaattttttaaaaacaaataagacCAGAAAACACAAACACCTGAAATACTTCTtattcagtatcagtatcattaTCTAGTATACATTACTCActaactactaattattcagtatttactattaattattcagtcactatgcattattcagtaaccactatgaattagtatctactatgaattatttcgTTTCATTACTAGCATTCCCTATAAATTACAAAGTAGGGCTGTATGATGTTGGACaaaactgacattgcaataCTTTTTTGTTCTCAgtagccactatgaattactcagtattccCTAAGAATTATACAGTTACTCAATTATtcatctactatgaatcatttaatATCCAATACCAGTTATTTAGAAACTGCATTATTATATCATttgcattattcagtaaccactatgaattagcatctatgataaataaataatgtatgtgTCATTGCTAACATCCCCTATGAATTAcatagtatccactatgaattatttagtttcattattcagtattaatcagcatCTACAATAAATTACTCACAATAACTAGTATTAGTACTAGTGATTATTCGGTATccactaagaattattcagtatccacaataaGTTATTCAGAAACTACAATATCTTTCAGTAAATACTAGAGCTTATTCAGTATTAATTAGTATCCCCAAAGAATCATTCAATATCAGCTGATTCAGTATTATTAATtcgtatccactatgaatcattcagtgccTGTTGTCAGTTATTAGGTAAGcacaattaattattcaattattcagtattattcAGCATCCCATATAAATTCAAAATaaactatgaattactcagtatccactatgaattgtgcAGTATCAttatattcagtatccactatgaattgtgcAGTAGCAttatattcagtatccaccatcaATTGTGCAGTAGCATTatattcagtatccaatatgaattatgcagtagcattttattcagtatccactatgaattgtgcAGTAGCAttatattcagtatccagtataaaTTGTGCAGTAGCAttatattcagtatccagtataaaTTATGCAGTAGCattttattcagtatccactatgaattgtgcAGTAGCAttatattcagtatccactatgaattgtgcAGTAGCAttatattcagtatccactatgaattatgcagtagcattttattcagtatccactatgaattgtgcAGTAGCATTatattcagtatccaatatgaattatgcagtagcattttattcagtatccactatgaattgtgcAGTAGCAttatattcagtatccactatgaattgtgcAGTAGCATTatattcagtatccaatatgaattatgcagtagcattttattcagtatccactatgaattgtgcAGTAGCAttatattcagtatccactatgaattgtgcAGTAGCAttatattcagtatccactataaattgtGCAGTAGCAttatattcagtatccactatgaattgtgcAGTAGCAttatattcagtatccactataaattacttATAGAAAACTAATATGGGAGTTATCACAATGACTATTCACAATCACAAGACTAATAGACACATTctccagcaacacacacacacacacacacacacacacacacacacacacacacacacacacacacacacacacacactcctctgtgTAACTGACTGCTGTACTGAAAGCACTGACTCACTGTAAGTGGGGGaggagaggggggtgggggctAATGCTCGGTTTAACTCTGTCATTTCTGCCCTATCACACAATCTGAAGCTGCAGAACGGTTCCAGATGCTGGAGATGTTCTGTAAGTGTGTCTACAGGGTGCGACAAGCAGGAACATGAAGAAGAAGTGCTGTGTTCTGGTTAACTGGAGAAGACACTCTAACAAACCTCTAGCAGCCTGTGTGAGACTGTGAgaccgagtgtgtgtgtgtgtgtgttgtctgatTTGTCCTGATAGTCCCCACAGAGACGAACCTGCATGAACACTTTTCCGATGATGACATCATCATCGTCCTTAAAGACCGTGCTGAACACCACCGTCACGCGGTCCTTCTTCGCCTCCAGGTACCTGAAAACACAGAAACCAGAGAACTGCTGAGCTGATGGAACGGGGATGGTGAAAAGTAAGACCCCTCAGTCTTACAACCACAACAAACGACAAAGCCTTTCTCCACAGAACCAAACCAGGTTCCGTCAGCAGTAATGAGGTCAGAGGAAGAGAGCTGGGCTGGGTTTGTGAAAGCGGCTTAAGAAAGAAATGGTTAAGGATatcctctttttctcttcagACAAACTGTAAAAACAATTTTAAGGAACCGTTCACGAGAAAGTTCTTCTTAAAACCTACTTATGAAgtgtgtgaaaaatacatattCGGTCAATAACAACAATACTTTGTGACATAACccttgttggcaatgacagctggtattttggcccattcctccatgcagatctcctctagagcagtgatgttttggggctgtcgctgggcaacacaggcTTTCAATTACCTCcacaaatgtattattctatggggttgaggtctggagactggctgggccactccaggaccttgaaatgctttttacagagccactcctttgttgcccgagtggtgtgtttgggatcattgtcatgctgcaaGACCCAGCCACGTCCCATCTTCACGTTccatgctctcactgatggaaggaggttttggctcaAAAtcctataattattattattattattattactgttactacttACATGGACTCATCGTCTCTGTAATGGACAACAGCCCGCTGTTCGCCCTCGCGGCCTTCCTCCTGGAACTTGAAGTATTTCTCAAATACGGACGCAAAGCAGTTCCTCTTCAGCATGCCGGCCTGGTGGACCACTTCCTCCTTGTTAGCCGGCAGAGAGTCCAAGTCAAACAGCAGAGAGACGTTATAGCCTACGGAAGAAACACAGGGGAATCAGTCGAACTCCGTCAGTCCGCTCCTCCACTGGGTCAGTCCCAGTCTTTTCAGGAAAATCGTTTTCCAGGAATTTTCCTGCCGTTAGGGACTTTAACTGGTCCGTATTAAAAATCTCTCAGTATAAACTGGTTTTAGACAGGCGGTTACTGGATGTACTGTTCCCACacctgtcatgcaaaaaccttgtatctccaaaaaagaggcgctttactggagaaggaaaaaacctccttaactttcaatggaaaaagtcacattggagcatttctattggtccaatcgtCATAAAATTCTGAtcagtatgaaaaaaaaaacaattaaaacaatttacattttggtcagaaatggagatacaggattTTTGCATGACCACAATGAGAAGCAAACCTTTTCCACACATGCAAATcacagtaccccccccccccatattgGGGCTATAATATTGGGAGAAAAATGGGAGAAAATGACGTGCAGTTAGACTAGTTGCTGACCGATGCAAGCAAGCATGCAAGCAAAGGCTTCTACTACCATCAAATGACGGACAATTAACAAAGCAAGCTGGCCAACGCATGTGTGACACGTGTAATACCATCCTACCAATCATGGACAAATCTCAATTTCATGAGCAATGACTTATGAATTCACTGTGAGAagaactacactacactacacactataacCACTACAGCATCAGGAGCTCAAACATCCACCTCAGTGGATCAACAGCAGAACCTTTCCAGGATCTCACCAGAGGTCTCCGGCCACTTTAATCAATTCTCAGTTTCTAGACGCTTCCCTGACTGAAAAATATTCCCCATTCTGACATCCTGCACATACTTAACTGAATACCgccttataaaaataaataaacaaacaaacaaacaaataaataaataaataattgtctgctaaatgccgtacgTGCAAATGTTACAAAAAGTGTCAATTAAGAGAATATTTGAGAACTGAGAGTTTATCTACCAGGACACGGCCACAGTTTTCTAACTAACGACCGTTTACCCCCCAATTTCAGTCTGTTTGTAGATGCAGTGACTGGACCCACATCAGCAAGTCAATGAAAGATTACTGAAGACCTCCACACACTAAGAGAAGAGTGTGTGATAGTGTAGCTAAATGGAGGGGTCTCAgcttttaaatgtatctcaagCTTATAGAGGTTTAGGAATGACAGTCCAGCGGTTGTATTTGTACGACTTCTGCTCTGGGTGAAAATTCAAGCTGAGAAGTtcatcttgtgtgtgtgtgtgtgtgtatgtgtgtatgtatacatatatatatatattatatatatatatatatatatatatatatatatatatatatatatatatatatatatatatatattatatatatatatatatgcgcacacacacacacacacacacacacacacacacacacacacacacacacacatctatctgtctgtctgtctgtctgtctgagatCTATCTATCTTGTTCTCGTGatccacaatatgcttttatgagtgtatggTGGATATCGTCcgtgcttaaagagcactgattaactgcacatttcattacagagagtgtaataTGTCTTATTTAACTGAATGGAGTGCAGCATATGGTGATATAAACGTTTTCCTAAATCACCCAGcatttacatacataaatacacatgaaaaaagaaagaaatggggAACAACTGTATCAGCTTACCATCCTCTGCTGGAACTAGGAAGTTTCCATACACCCTCTTCAGCAGCTGAAACCAAACACAGCATGTATCTCAGTacagcacacagacacacacacacacacacacacacacacacacacacacacacacacacacacacacgctctgtACTTCTCCTTACTGATGCTCTACATGTGTATCAGCACTGTGAACATCCTAGTCCGGCCTTGATGACGACTCACACCACACTGTTTTTCTATGTTCAGAACCGATAGCACTGTAGCACCGACAGCacgtcactatgatcagagggtcgccggttcgaatcccggtcaagCTGCTAAGCCATCTGCAGCCGAggctcagagagagcacaactagccttgctttctccagggtgggtagatggcgctctctccacaTTTCGCTTCGCTGCGGCGCCGACTGCCACTGTTGTCTGCGGGCAGGTGCGTCTGGACTGCTCACGCCTTGGAGGGAGCGTATGCTAGTCCGCCCTCACTGGTGTCAGAGGCATTGTGTGCGATGGGTGGAGAGATTACGTACGGGTTGGGGAATTGGCGGTCCGAATTGGGGGGAACATGGGTAAAAATTGgctcaaataaataaacaaatcaaaaattcatataaaaaaacaaataatataaacatatatgtgtgtgtgtgtttatatttattactgatattttttttatttgttaattaaaattttttttttttgtaatttatatatacacataatatataatttatatataacagTGTGGTTTGTCTTGCTCACAGTGAAATACACCAGCAGAACAAAAACACTGATATTCagcaacattatatatatatatatgttgctGAGTATCAATATGTGTCAGAGGCATTGTGTGCGATGGGAGGGGAGATTACGTACGGGTTGGGAAATTGGCGGCCCGAATTGGGGAGAACGTGGGTAAAAACcggatcaaataaataaataaataaataaatagatagataaatatatttttaaaataataatatcaataataaatataaacgtatgtgtgtgaatttatatttattattgatatatataaaatatatcatttatatatatgtaattaaatGATCGTGTAAAAGCCGACCTCTTTACATCAGCACACAGCAGCCCGTTCTGCTCATCAGCACCAAAACAAGCATGATGTGGTTTCTGAGGCTTTCAGCAGACGATCCCACTCTACTACCAATTCCTCAGCATTTGCACACGCTGAGCATGTGACCCCTGTGTTTGTGAAAGCCCAGAAACGTGGTTTGAATGTTTGTTTGCATTGTCTAGAAGCTCCAGCACGCTTCCCTCGGCTGCAACGGCTGACACTCGACTCCCTAAacctaaaaaaattaaaaatttaaGAAATTTCTTAAGAAATCTTTGTAAAAACATtacaatgaatgcattcagcttctttaagctgcaacctttgctgacacagatgtgcaaatgcaccctcacagcttgtctagtccctgtagagaagaagtactgccaatagaataggactctctggagcagaaaaacaccatgaccctattggaccatgcagcctaatgccaggcgtgggctagtagaggggtataaaacgcccctagcattgaggagctgtggagcagtaaagGAACTGTGTGGAATTAGTTGAGGAGTTAAGGAGTAAGGTGTAGTGTGGATAATCCAATGtcccgacctcactaacgctcttgtcgctgaatgcaatcaaatcctcacagcaatgctccttcaaaaaaTAATGTAGAAAGCCGCCTTcatccatggacagtagagacagttcctccaaccaaagcaggatcgactcttttaaatag
The genomic region above belongs to Salminus brasiliensis chromosome 8, fSalBra1.hap2, whole genome shotgun sequence and contains:
- the LOC140560823 gene encoding actin-related protein 2/3 complex subunit 2-A-like, translated to MILLEINNRIIEETLTLKFESAASGNKPEAVEVTFADFDGVLYHISNPNGDKTKVMISISLKFYKELQEHGADELLKRVYGNFLVPAEDGYNVSLLFDLDSLPANKEEVVHQAGMLKRNCFASVFEKYFKFQEEGREGEQRAVVHYRDDESMYLEAKKDRVTVVFSTVFKDDDDVIIGKVFMQEFKEGRRASHTAPQVLFSHREPPLELKDTDAAVGDNIGYITFVLFPRHTNANARDNTINLIHTFRDYLHYHIKCSKAYIHTRMRAKTSDFLKVLNRARPDAEKKEMKTISGKTFSR